The Macaca fascicularis isolate 582-1 chromosome 11, T2T-MFA8v1.1 genomic sequence CTGGTGTAGTGTTTTAGAAAAGCACGCCCCTCTCCTCCGTCCATGCCTAGCGGCCAGTGAGGCCGGCAGCAGCTCAGCCTGCAGGGGTGGTTTTTAGGCGGGGGCTACAAGCACTCGCCGGGGTCGCGGCTCCGCGGGCTCCATCCGGCATCTCGCACCGGCTGAGCGCGTGCTGCTTCCACGCTTGGCAGGTTCAACAAACACCTGGATCGCGGCTTCAACTCGTGCGCGCGCAGCGACCTGTACTTCGTGCCACTGGAGGGCTCCAAACTGGCCAAGAAGCGGGCCGACCTGGTGGAGAAGGTGCGGCGCGAGGCGGAGCAGCGCGCGCGCGAAGAAAAGGAGCGGGAGCGCGAGCGGGAACGCGAGAAGGAGCGCGAGCGCGAGAAGGAGCGCGAGCTTGAACGCAGCGTGGTGAGTGCGTCACTGCCTGCGCCACCGCCTTCTTTGCCTCCTCTCTTAGCCGCGCtgcggggctggggctggggctggggctggggctggggctgggcttggGGCTGGgcttggggctggggctggggctggggctggggctggggctggggcttgTGCTAGGTGGGCGGGCGAATCAAGTCGCCACCTGTCGGAGGGGAGGTACCACTGCAGCCCAGGAAATGGAGCCAAAAAGGATTTCAGCGACAGCAGTCTGCATTCCTGGGTTGGGAGAAGGCCTGCTCAGATGGGACTACCTGTGGATCCCAAGAAGGGCAGATATTCGGGGGGGGGGTCGCAGTTAAGTTCCAGGTGGGCAGAGTTTCAGTGAGGTGAGGCATTTTGGCATTCAGCTGTGGAAACAAATGGGCAGCTTGAAACCAGCCACCTCTTCTCATAACTGCCGCTTTGACTCCACTTTTCCCTGTACCCCACAGAAGTTGGCTCAGGAGGGCCGTGCTCCGGTGGAATGCCCATCTCTGGGCCCAGTGCCCCATCGCCCTCCATTTGAACCGGGCAGTGCGGTGGCTACAGTGCCCCCCTACCTGGGTCCTGACACTCCAGCCTTGCGCACTCTCAGTGAATATGCCCGGCCTCATGTCATGTCTCCTGGCAATCGCAACCATCCATTCTACGTGCCCCTGGGGGCAGTGGACCCGGGGCTCCTGGGTTACAATGTCCCGGCCCTGTACAGCAGTGATCCTGCTGCCCGGGAGAGGGAACGGGAAGCCCGTGAACGAGACCTCCGTGACCGCCTCAAGCCTGGCTTCGAGGTGAAGCCTAGTGAGCTGGAACCCCTACATGGGGTCCCTGGGCCGGGCTTGGATCCCTTTCCCCGACATGGGGGCCTGGCTCTGCAGCCTGGCCCACCTGGCCTGCACCCTTTCCCCTTTCATCCGAGCCTGGGGCCCCTGGATCGAGAACGTCTAGCACTGGCAGCTGGGCCAGCCCTGCGGCCTGACATGTCCTATGCTGAGCGGCTGGCAGCTGAGAGGCAGCACGCAGAAAGGGTGGCGGCCCTGGGCAATGACCCGCTGGCCCGGCTGCAGATGCTCAATGTGACTCCCCATCACCACCAGCACTCCCACATCCACTCGCACCTGCACCTGCACCAGCAAGATGCTATCCATGCAGGTGAGaccccctccttcctctccctggcCCTTTGGGGCCACCTTCCCCCATCATGACTGGGCTCTTTTGTTCTTCTGGCTGAGACTTTCCTCCCCTGGCCTGGCATGAACTTTTCCTGAGATTGCTGCCCTCAACTTTGCCTCCCTGACGTTCTCTCAGCCTTGTCTCCTCATGGCCTTGCCTGGCCACAGAGCCTGTATTCCCCACACCCCAGTCCTCTCCATAGTCTAGTATCCTACCCATGACAGGCCCAGGTGGGAGCCTTTGAAGGACACACCTTTCTATCCTCACAGCCCCATTCTCCCAAGCCCTTCACAAACatatcttcttatttatttttttgagacatagtctcgctctgccacccagcctggagtgtagtggtgcagtcacagctcactgcagcctcaacttcctgggctcaagtaatcctcctacctcagtctccagagtagctgggattataggcgtgtgtcaccatacctggctaatttttgtagttttggtaaagatggggttttgccatattggccaggctggtctcaaattcctgagttcaaagcagtccactcaccttggcctcccaaagtcctgagattacagacgtgagccaccctgcccaatCCACAAAcctattttctgatttctctggatttaactcttattttttgccattttctccttttctcacaGTGGGAGGTCTTTCATGTTCTTCCCCATCTCTAGATCTGTAACTTCCTAGAAGGGGCCCTGTAGCTTTGGGTTTGGGTGTCATAGGCAATAATGAGCTTTACTTACTATCCTTTCaccattttgtttttgagacggagtctcgccctgtcgccaagctggagtgcagtggcgcgatctcagcttactgcaacctctgcctcccgggttcaaacgattcttctgcctcagcaggCACTGCCtgcctgagttgctgggactacaggcgtgtgccgccaaatacagctaatttttgtatttttaatagagacggggtttcaccatgttggccaggatagtctcgatctcttgaccttgtgatccgcccaccttggcctcccaaagtgctgggattacaagcgtgagccactgcacccgcttgcttttttttttttttttttttttttttaatttgagaccaagtctcgctcttttgcccaaaccagagtgcagtggcgcgatctcggctcagtgcagcttccacctcccaggttcaagcgattctcctgcctcagcctcctgaagagctgggactaggcatgtgccaccatgcctggctaatttttttgtatttttagtagagacagggtttcaccatgttggccaggctggtcttgaactcctgacctcaggtgatccgcctgcctcagcctcccaaagtgctgggattataggcttgagccaccgcacctggcctcttcctGTCTTATTTCCTAAACTTCTATCTTCCACCTCCTTCAAGCAGTctacctctccctctccttcccctcagaCCCTTCTGATGACTAATTTCCTGTCCTCTGTCATCCATATGTCCCTCCTCCAGTAGGGCTCAGCCTGTCCACCCCCCCACCCACAGGCCTCTAGTTCTTCCATTCTGCCTTTGTTCCACTTTGGAGCTCCTTGTGTTTGTCCAACTCAATTCCCAGCCTTGGATCCCTTCACCCAAATGCATGGTTTTCCCTAAACCTGCCTTCTGGTGACACCTTCCTCTTCTCTgctttccagcctctgcctcagtGCACCCTCTCATCGACCCCCTGGCCTCAGGGTCTCACCTTACTCGGATCCCCTACCCAGCTGGAACTCTCCCTAACCCCCTGCTTCCTCACCCTCTGCACGAGAACGAAGTTCTTCGTCACCAGCTCTTTGGTAAGGATGGAAGTTGGGGTAGGCAAGCTGTAATGAGAAAAGGGCAGAAAGGAGGTATTTAGGTGGGGGGATGGGCCTAGTTGGGCTTGAGGAGGAATGAGGAGATGCCTAGAGGAGCTGGGCATGGGAATAGGAGAGCTGAACCTCTGCCCAAGAGACACACAAGTTTTAGTGTCAGCCTAAGAGGTTTGAATCCCAATTCCACTCTACCACTGGCAACTTACAGAACTGGCTGTGTTACCTAACTTTTTAGTTCATTACCTTTGTATGTAAAGGAGCTGGCTATCCCCTGGTCCAGAGCAGGTGCTTGTTATCCATTGGTCATGTGACCCTTGCCCCTCCTGCTCACAGCTGCCCCTTACCGGGACCTGCCGGCCTCCCTTTCTGCCCCAATGTCAGCAGCTCATCAGCTGCAGGCCATGCACGCACAGTCAGCTGAGCTGCAGCGCTTGGCGCTGGAACAGCAGCAGTGGCTGCATGCCCATCACCCGCTGCACAGTGTGCCGCTGCCTGCCCAGGAGGACTATTACAGGTACCCCAGGGTCCCCAGGGGGACATGGGCTCAGCGAGCCTGGGAGGGGCTGTGGGCATGGAACAGCTGGGCACTGTGCTCCTGGGGGGAGGGAACCCCTCCTCTCCCAACCCCTTTGGTAAGGGGGCAAGGTCAGGGTTGGTCTCAAGTCTCTTACCTCTCTGCTATGCACTGCCCCTTCCCTAGTCACCTGAAGAAGGAGAGCGACAAGCCACTGTAGAACCTGCGATCAAGAGAGCACCACGGCTCCTACATTGGACCTTGGAGCAtccccaccctccccccaccccacccttggCCTGCCACCCAGAGCCAAGAGGGTGCTGCTCAGTTGCAGGGCCTCCGCAGCTGGAcagagtgggggagggagggacagacagAAGGCCAAGGTCTGGTGTGGTGtgcagaggtggggaggaggcGAGGATGGGGACAGAAAGCGCACAGAATCTTGGACCAGGTCTCTCTTCCTTGTCCCCCCTGCTTTTCTTCTCCCCTATGCCCAAGCCCCGTGGCCGccgcccctcccctgccccgTTGGTGTGATTATTTCATCTGTTAGATGTGGCTGTTTTGCGTAGCATCGTGTgccacccctgcccctccctgatCCCTGTGTGCGCGCCCCCTTTGCAATGTATGCCCCTTGCCCCTTCCCcacattaataatttatatatataaatatctatatgaCGCTCTTAAAAAACATCCcaaccaaaaccaaccaaacaaaaacatccTCACAACTCCCCAGGAACATGGCTGTGACTGTTCTTTGCGGGATATGGGGGTGAGGCTGGGTCTCAGTGCAGCCGTACTTAGAACTGCAGCCAGGCTCTGGCAGGGAAGCGGGAAGAGACCAGTCCTTCTTAAGGAACTGGGTGTACGGGCTGGGAAGAATTGGCGAGGGGATCCCTGAAGAGCCCGGAGCATTGACTCAGCCCGAGGTGGTACCGGGGGTGCTAGTGCTCCCTCCTGTCCCAAGGCTGGGAAGTCAAAATACTGGAGGCCTGGgcctgggctctgtggctcatgcctgtaatcccagcacgttgggaggctgaggcgggtggattgcttgagcctaggagttggaaaccagcttgggcaacatagagaaaccccatcttaaaaaacaatcccctgggcgttgtggtgcacttgtggtcctagctactcaggaggctgaggtgagaggatcacttgggggtcgaggctgcagtgagtcatgatcgcaccactgcactctagcctgggtgacaaagcaaggccctatctcaaaacaaaagaaaccccaACCAACCAAACACTAGAGGCCTGGGACAAGCCCACCTCTGACATGGTCAGGTCTTGGAATCTATTCAGAGGGGTCTCACTGTTAGGAGCCACCAGAGTCCTCTGGAACAAAGGCTTCAGAGTCCTGAATCCTTTCCATGGAATAGTTTAAGAAACGGTTatgaggccaggtgcggcggctcacactggtaatcccaggacttcgggaggccgaggcgggcggatcacgaggtcaggagttcgagaccagcctgccaacatggcaaaaccctgtgtttactaaaaaattagctgggcatggtggtgcgcacctgtagtcccagctacttgggaggctgaggcagaagagtcgcttgaacccaggaggtggtggttgtggtgagccaagatccctccagctgcactccagcttggcgacagagcaagactccatctcaaaaacaaaaaacaaaaccagttaTGAAGCGGGGATGGGGTGGGCTAGTTTTAATAGATCCAGGCGATTAGTACCTGGCATCCTTAACCACCCTACAGTTTGAGAAGGGAGTGGTTGATAATCTCAAAAGcctggaagggaagggaaatcaGGCCGGGCGTTATGCTCCGTCGCCCATCAGTAGACAAGGCCATTTTAGGAAAGTGCGAGAATGGCTTTTGCTCTGGGCTTTTACTGCCGAATCCAGGTCTCTGGGCTTAACAACAACGAACGGGCTGTGACTGGCTGGTATCTCAGCCAATCAGCATCGAACTCATTTGCATAGGCTGAGAGCAAATGTTCGCGAACTCTAGAAATGAATGACTTAAGTTCCTTAGAATATTCTTTTTCCTACCGAAAGTTACAACATGCATCGTTGTTTATACAGTAATaggaacaagaaaaaaagccACCTGAGTTCACCCTCACCAATTGTGGAGTTCATGCATATCCCTTCTTCTCTCTACACACATGCGcaacagtgttacagctcttttagaatttgtctagcagGCTTTCCGGTATTTGCCGGAAAGCCCCTTTCACATAGCTTGTTCATAACAATAGAATCTGTTTAGTGCGCGCAATTTCCGTGAAGTTCTTTTAGTAGGTAGTTTTCCCGGTGCAAACGATGTTAGAAGGTTTGGATGCGAAGGTTCGGACCACGCCTGGGGGCTTCCGGCTACACCGGATGTTGCTTCCTTTCCGCCCCCACTGGTCTTGGGAAGTGTTAGTAGGACGTGGCTCTTTCTTCCTGAGCTTTCCATTTATCTCCGCTGCACTTGCAGCTTCAGACGCCGTATGGCGTCCGCCGCGTCCCAACCCGCGGCCCTCAGCGCTGAGCAGGCAAAGGGTGAGAATAATCGTAGTCAACGCATGGGTTGCCGGTCCGGGGAGGATGCGGGCAGAGGATGTGGGGCGACAAACCTGGCTTCGTCCGCCGGGAAAACAGGGTAGGGGACGCCGGGTCCCGTCGTTCTAAGTGGGGCGCTTGCCCCCAAGACTCGGGATCTTATTGGGTTACCTATAGCCTCAATCCACTAATTCCCTGCGCTCTCCACTGGGCCCGCTCTCCGTTCTCCGACGCGACGCCTACCCGGGACGCCTCCCTGGGATGTTTCTGACGCGCAGTGGTCCTGGCGGAGGTGATCCAGGCGTTCTCCGCCCCTGAGAATGCAGTGCGCATGGACGAGGCTCGGGATAACGCGTGCAACGACATGGGTAAGATGCTGCAATTCGTGCTGCCCGTGGCCACGCAGATCCAGCAGGAGGTTATCAAAGCCTATGGCTTCAGCTGCGACGGGGAAGGTGGGTCAGACACGGGAAGGCGGGGGTTGGGTCGGGAGAGGGCGCCGGATCTGTGGGGCCCTGAGTGGTTGTCCCCTTTCTCGCCACACGGCGACAGTGTTGGCACTCAGAGCTCAGGGTCTACCCTGAGCTTGTGCCTCCGAGTTGCATTTTGTACAGGAGAGGTTCCGTATCCCTTATCCGAaatacttgggaccagaagtgtttcggATTTTTTCAGATTTCGGAATATTT encodes the following:
- the C11H12orf57 gene encoding protein C10 isoform X1, with protein sequence MASAASQPAALSAEQAKVVLAEVIQAFSAPENAVRMDEARDNACNDMGKMLQFVLPVATQIQQEVIKAYGFSCDGEGVLKFARLVKSYEAQDPEIASLSGKLKALFLPPMTLPPHGPAAGGSVAAS